ATGGTCGCCGCTGAAGACGATGATGGTATTGTCATCCAGACCGCACTTCTTGAGAACGGACAAGAGTCTTCCGACACAGTCATCAACGTAGCTGACAGCGCCGTAGTATGCGCGGCGAGCCCGCTTAATCTGGTCGTCGGTGAAATCATAGTCCCAAAGATCGCAGACCTTCATGAGACGCTTGCTGTGGGGATCCTGTTCTTCTTTGGGAATGCGAACCTTGGGAAGAGCAATATCGACGTCCTCATAGAGATCCCAGTACTTGTCCTCAATCGTGTAGGGGTCATGAGGGTGAGTCAAAGACACGGTGAGAGCGAAAGGGCGCTTCTCGGGACCCTCACGGACGTGGTCGTAGAGGAACTGAGTGGAGCGGAACATGACCTCCTCGTCGTAATCCAGCTGGTTGCTCCGCACGCAAGTGCCGGCTTGGAGGATGGAGCTGGAGTTGTGGTACCACTCAAGACGGGTGTCTGGCTCGTCCCAGTTGACGACCCAGCCAAAGTCACCGGGGTAAATGTCGCTAGTCAAGCGAGTCTCATAGCCGTGAAGCTGATCCCCGATGAAATGCATTTTGCCTGCCAGCGCAGTCTGGTAGCCCTTCAGACGCAGGTAGTGTGCGTAGGTGGGAATCTCACTGGAGATCTGGCTGGCGTTGTCGTAAGCACCAATCTTCATGGGCAAAAGACCGGTGATCAAACTCATGCGCGATGGTGCGCACAACGGGGAGGGGCAGTAGGCAGAGTCGAACTGAACAGACTCAGCGGCAAGAGCATCCAGGTTTGGTGTCTTGATCTGTGACTCGGGGTTGTACATCTTGAGCTGGGGTGCGGCCAATTGATCGGCCATGATGAAGAGGATATTGGGTTGCTTCGCGCTCGGTGCGCCAT
The DNA window shown above is from Colletotrichum lupini chromosome 7, complete sequence and carries:
- a CDS encoding choline-sulfatase; the encoded protein is MAPDLNSLPSSPLAQPANGKSANGNGNGAPSAKQPNILFIMADQLAAPQLKMYNPESQIKTPNLDALAAESVQFDSAYCPSPLCAPSRMSLITGLLPMKIGAYDNASQISSEIPTYAHYLRLKGYQTALAGKMHFIGDQLHGYETRLTSDIYPGDFGWVVNWDEPDTRLEWYHNSSSILQAGTCVRSNQLDYDEEVMFRSTQFLYDHVREGPEKRPFALTVSLTHPHDPYTIEDKYWDLYEDVDIALPKVRIPKEEQDPHSKRLMKVCDLWDYDFTDDQIKRARRAYYGAVSYVDDCVGRLLSVLKKCGLDDNTIIVFSGDHGDMLGERGLWYKMSYFESSVRVPLFVRHPKDFEPHRVDKNVSTLDILPTLCDLVGTKPAPGLPMDGVSLLPHLQGKTGHDKVYAEYTGEGTVSPLMMIREGPWKYIHCPADGTQLFNLKHDPLELVNLASSKAITGKLLDEEAKAKLDEYNAETKAKWDFDAITEQVLQSQRKRRLVWGALTQGQFTSWDYDPVDDGRMKYIRSQIPLDDLERRARYPPVDKYGREVDRATTDIRKAIRRMVMIFRTDQTPFVF